In one Cyanobacteria bacterium GSL.Bin1 genomic region, the following are encoded:
- a CDS encoding leucyl/phenylalanyl-tRNA--protein transferase, with protein sequence MQVDISNVISGYAQGLFLMADESGEIGWYASRSHAIIPLNEKFCYPKSLQRFINQNRFEVAINRDFAGVCNGCAERETTWISSDLKSVYWQLYQAGFAFSFETWQGDDLAGGVLGIAIGGAFIGESMFYQISEGSKVALVKLVEYLRARGFVLFDAQMQNPHLARFGAYEVTEKEYKKMLEQAIQKPCQFL encoded by the coding sequence AGTTGATATTTCAAATGTAATTTCAGGTTATGCACAAGGGCTTTTTTTAATGGCAGATGAAAGTGGAGAAATTGGTTGGTATGCCAGTCGTTCCCATGCCATTATTCCTTTAAATGAAAAGTTTTGTTATCCCAAATCGCTGCAACGATTTATTAACCAAAATCGGTTTGAAGTTGCAATTAATCGTGATTTTGCGGGTGTTTGTAATGGCTGTGCTGAGCGGGAAACAACTTGGATTTCATCTGACTTAAAGTCAGTTTATTGGCAACTTTATCAAGCCGGGTTTGCCTTTAGTTTTGAAACTTGGCAAGGCGACGACTTAGCAGGTGGTGTTTTAGGAATTGCGATTGGTGGGGCATTTATTGGGGAATCCATGTTTTATCAGATTTCGGAAGGGTCAAAAGTTGCCTTAGTGAAGTTAGTCGAATATTTACGAGCTAGAGGTTTTGTCCTCTTTGATGCGCAAATGCAAAATCCTCATTTAGCTCGCTTCGGGGCGTATGAAGTGACGGAAAAAGAGTATAAGAAAATGTTAGAGCAAGCGATTCAAAAGCCTTGTCAGTTTCTTTAG